The region TCTCCTGAGTGCAAATGTTCTctgcattttagttttaatagtctctcggttgttgttttttttcacatctgAAAGAAGCTCAACTCTTGCAATCTCCAGAGTATGGTCGTTCTCTCCAGGGGAATAGGAGGGGCAGTAGTGCACTTCACCTCTCTTGGGCTTCTTTACATTGTAGGCAGGGCTTTTTTTCCCATCTGGCTTATGCTTTAAAGAATTTACAGTAACTTCAGGACATCCAAGTTTTCGGAGATGTGTGCGATAGTTAGATAATTTGTACTTGAGGCTCACTTTCCAACCCCCATACCCAGTGTCTGAGCCCCTTTCTGTTAAACATGGATGTTTCTTGATGAGTGCCTCTCCCACTTGTTCAAACTCTCTGTCCGTGACATAGACCTTGTATTGAACAATTTTTTGGACCAACCCCTCAAGTATATCTGACTTCAGCTTGATATCAGGAATAAGCAGTGTTCCATTTTCTCTGAAGACACTGTTTGCCTGTTCAAGCTTAAATTCTGCATCATATGAAAATGGTGGAATGCAGAATGTTTCAGGCCAAGAAGATCGTCTGGTAGAGGAGAAAGAAGAAATGGATGCAGAGACTTCGGAATGTCCTGGGGCAAAGGTTGAACTGTTCATTGTGCCAGCTGAAGTAGCATTCAGTGGTGAGAGGGAGTcagtaatgtttattatttttattgtggcTTTGTCCTTAATTTCATTCATTGAAGTCAAATTCATAAACTGGTTATCAAAAAGAGTGTCCATAAACTGCAGACGAAAGGGGTCCTGTAGCTTACATTGACTCCTCACAGCATCTTCTAGTTCAGTCACAGACTCAGGCAAGCCAGATGGAAAAACCACTCTCTGGCAGCTGCTCTCCCCCAAAATGATTCGAAGAACAGCCGATGTCATTGTCCAGTGCCTCAGTCTGTAAgttgaacaaaaaaacaatagtgaACACACCTGTTTGCATGTTTGGATACAGCACTTTTTAAATGTGGAATAATTAAAGATATTTATACAATATCACTGTAAATCAAAGTAGCTTTTCCATTGTaggaaacaaacagacaaaccgATTTTGAagctatttttactttttttattcctTACCTTTGCAGCAGACAAATCTCTTTAACGTTACCATCTGCACATGTCCAATCAAATAGTCAGCCAAGGGGTATTCATCAGTTAATTCACTGACTTCTACAAGGCTAACTGCCTTTGTTGGGGACTGACTTAGCTCGTAAGCTCTATAGTGCTCTCTATACCATCCACAGAGTTGTTTCACAATAAAGAACAACTTTTGATGCAAAACACAAATTTGCTCAATTTGACCAAATTCAGGTAATCCACCTTCAGATCCATGAACAACGATCATTCCTGTCCTGTAGTTGATACCTTTGCTCCAAACATTTTTTGTGATATGAATTTCAGAGAGATTAGGATATCTCTGCCTCACAACTATAGCTATCTCTTCCTTCAAAATATCCACTGGGACTGCAGATCCACTTGACATTTCCAGCTCTGACTTCTCAAGACTTGGTGAAGTTAGCTGGTACCCAATCATTAGCTGATGTTTTGTGGCCAGGGAGAATGGGACATTTTTGAAGCAACTGGTATGTCTAATGGCCTGTTTAAAGAAGCTGTGCTTTGCTTCAAACCTGATTGTCCAATACCCCACAAGAGGACCAAACAACCTGATTATTTGAGGGTAGTGCTCCAAGTAGTGGTGTTTGGGCAGCAATCTCTGTTCAGGAAATAAGTCCTGGTATCTTTGTCTGTGCTCAGATATTTTACTTTCTAAGTAAGCAATGGACTCATCATTGTGAACTGGGGCAACAACAAGTTCTACAATCTCTTTCAAGTCTAAGAGAATCTGCCATGCAGGCTCATTTTCAGGAATCTGAGGACCAATTAAAAATGGAAGCAAGCGtaacaagctccagttctcatgAGCATTGCCTCCTATTGTTTTCCTGCTTGATAAAGGTTGAGGCAAAACATGAGGCTTATTAGTCTTATCGTTATATTTGTATGGAAAATCCAAAATTGATTTGTTGATTTTATCCAAGGTAATGTACTTTTTTGATATTATCAATGTGAGACAATGTGCAAGCTCAACAGGT is a window of Carassius auratus strain Wakin chromosome 45, ASM336829v1, whole genome shotgun sequence DNA encoding:
- the LOC113063126 gene encoding uncharacterized protein LOC113063126 isoform X3, producing the protein MTSAVLRIILGESSCQRVVFPSGLPESVTELEDAVRSQCKLQDPFRLQFMDTLFDNQFMNLTSMNEIKDKATIKIINITDSLSPLNATSAGTMNSSTFAPGHSEVSASISSFSSTRRSSWPETFCIPPFSYDAEFKLEQANSVFRENGTLLIPDIKLKSDILEGLVQKIVQYKVYVTDREFEQVGEALIKKHPCLTERGSDTGYGGWKVSLKYKLSNYRTHLRKLGCPEVTVNSLKHKPDGKKSPAYNVKKPKRGEVHYCPSYSPGENDHTLEIARVELLSDVKKNNNRETIKTKMQRTFALRRQEVLRCAPMIGDFMMRWPALFDVTEVNAEFKRITTVPLQSKFLSQLDLHYEGFLKVFERRPGQQGRKLKEMMSTVVEDDIDAARELAIRGLCIYLNEDPKDLIQEYVDMEEDLLQSAFEKTTMGIFVMKHTADNEAHNVAIVLEGVAVLQDLDSVAFATSMLFGLIYTLNLQYPTKLRFTFEILQKLIMELDAGELSIKAQNLKSKLHQ